AGCAGGTGCGCGCCAGCTGCGCCTGCGTGAGGCGGTGCAAAAAGTAGCTCTGGTCTTTGAGCCCATCGAGCCCTTTGAGCAGCTGGTAGCGGCCGCTGGCGGCGTCGAGGCGCACGCGGGCGTAGTGGCCGGTGGCGATCTGCTCGGCCCCTAGGCGCAGCGCGTGCTCCAAAAAGGCCTTGAACTTGATCTCGGCGTTGCACAGCACGTCGGGGTTGGGCGTGCGCCCGGCCTGGTATTCGCGCAAAAACTCGGCAAATACGCGCTCGCGGTATTCGGCGGCAAAATTGACGTGCTCGAGCTCGATGCCGATGCGGTCGGCCACGCTGGCGGCGTCGATCCAGTCTTGGCGGCTGCTGCAATGGGCGCTGGCGCCGTCGCCGCTGTCGTCGCTTTGGTCGTCATCCTCCCAGTTTTTCATGAAGATGCCGATGACCTCATGGCCCTGCTGCTTGAGCAGCCAGGCGCTGACGGCGGAATCGACACCGCCCGACAGTCCGACGACGACACGGGGTTTGCTGCTCATGGTGGGGCGTTCAGCCTCTAGTAAAAGGGGGGCCGTCAGCCCCAGGGGTCCAAGTCGTCGAGGCTGGCAAAGGCGCGGCGCTGCTGCTGCTCGCGCTCGGCGGCGCGCAACAGGCGGCGCTGCTCGGTGAGCCAAGGCTTGAGGGTGGCCAGCGCCTGCACCTGCTCTAGGTCGTGCTGCATGAGCTCGAGCTCGTCTTGCAAATCGTCAAGATTGTCTTGCAGCGCGCGCCGCAGGCTGGCGAGGTTGCACACCTCATGGGGCAGCAAGTCGAACTCTTCGGCCAAGCGCCATTGGCAGGCTTGGCGGTCGCGCTCGAGCGCGGCGGCCTGCTGTTTGAGCAGCAGGGTGAGGCTGCGCAGACGCTCGTCGCCCACGCGCTCGAGGTGGTCGGGGTCCACCAGTTCGGCGCGCCACTGCAGCTCGAGCAGCGCCACCAGGTCGCGGTTGGCGTAGGCGGCGTTGACGGCGCTCATGAGCGTGTGTTTGTGCGCCTGATCGGCGGCGTCGGCGGCGCGGTCGGGGTGCAGCGCGCTGGCCAGCTGGCGGTAGAGCAGGCGCAGGGTGGCGTCGGCGTCGGCCAGGTGGGCGGCGGCCATTTCGGCGGCGGCGCTGGGTTTGCGGCGCGCTTGTTTGGCGGCGCGCTTGGCGGCCTTTTGCTGCGCCAGCTGTTCTTGCTCGTCTCGCTGCTGCTTGAATTGCTGCTGCAAGTGCTCGAGGGCGGCGTGCAGCGCGGCGCTGGGGTTGTCGGGGTCGAACTCGGGCAGCTCGGTTTCGAGCGCGTCGCCCAGGCCCTGCTGCAAGTCTTGGTGGATGGCTTTGGCTTGCTCGAGCTGGCGCTCGGCCAGGGTCTGGGGGCTGCGCCGGTCGTGCAGAGCCGCCATGTCGGCCTCACCCTCGAGCGCCAGGCTCTCGGACTGGGCGCAGACGATCTGGCGCAGCGTGTCCAACTGGTTGGCGCTCAGGCCCTTGGGTTTGCCCTCGAGCCACGGGTCGAGCGCCAGCACCATGGCGCGGCGCAGCTGCTTTTGCTGCTGCCGCAAGGGGCCCAGCAGCTGGGCGCAGCGGGTGCGGTGCGCTTGGCCGTCGGCTTCGAGCGTTTGCAGCTGCTGCCGCAGGCGCTCGATGCGCGCGCGCTCGCGCTCAAAGGCCTGCCCGGCGGCCGAGCGTTGGCGCTGGCCTGGGGCTTGCACGAGCAGGGAGGTGGCGGTGTTGGGCTGGGAGGTTTTGGGCTGGGTGGTGGCGTTGGCCGCTGCGGCGCCTAGGGGCGGCTGCTGGGGCGGCTGCTTGGGCTGGGTGTCATCGCCAAACAGGCTGGGCTGCTCGACAAAGCGCGGGTCGGGGGCGGGCGCACGGGGTGCGCTGCGGCTGGAGCGTGGCATGCGCGCTTAGCCCCGCACTTCGCCCTGGCCCAACACCACGTACTTGAGCGAGGTCAGGCCCTCGACCCCGACCGGGCCGCGGGCGTGGAACTTGTCGGTGCTGATGCCGATTTCGGCCCCGAGTCCGTACTCGAAGCCGTCGGCAAAGCGGGTGCTGGTGTTGACCATCACGCTGCTGGAGTCAACCTCGCGCAAAAAGCGCTGCGCGTGCACGTGACTGGTGGTGAGGATGGCGTCGGTGTGCTGGCTGCCATAGCGGTTGATGTGGGCGATGGCTTCGTCCAGCCCCGCCACCAGCTTGATGCTGATGATGGCTGCGAGGTATTCGGTGCCCCAGTCGGCCTCGGTGGCGGGAACGAGCAGCGGAGTGGGCGCGTTGCCATTTGCGCTTGACGCGGGGGCAGCGTGGTCGTGGCTTGCGGCGGCTGATGGGGCGGTGGTGGCTAGGCCCAGCGCCGGCTGCAAGATGGCCAAGCTCTCGGGGCAGCAGCGCATCTGCACGCCTTTGGCGGCAAACACCGCGCCCATGCGCGGCAAAAACGCGCCCGCCACGGCGCGCGCCACCAGCAGGCTTTCGGTGGCGTTGCAGGGGCTGTATTTTTGGGTTTTGGCGTTGTCGGTCACGCGCAGCGCCAGCTCGAGGTCGCAAGGGTCATCGACGTAGGTGTGGCAGTTGCCATCTAGGTGCTTGATCACCGGCACCTTGGCTTCGGCGCTGATGCGCTCGATCAGCCCCTTGCCGCCGCGCGGAATGATCACGTCCACGTACTGCGGCAGCGCGATCAGCTGGCCCACGGCGGCGCGGTCGGTGCAGGGCACCAGCTGCACCGCTTCGGGCGGCAGGCCGGCGGCGCCCAGCGCCTGCTGCACCAGCGCCGCCAGCGCGCGGTTGCTGGCGATGGCCTCGGAGCCGCCGCGCAAAATGCAGGCGTTGCCGCTCTTGATGGCCAGCGACGCAGCCTCGATGGTGACGTTGGGCCGGCTCTCGTAAATCATGCCAAACACGCCGATGGGCACGCGCATCTGGCCCACGCGGATGCCGCTGGGCTGCTGGCGCAAACCGCTGATCTCGCCGATGAGGTCGGGCAAGGCGGCCAGCTGCTCGCAGCCTTGGGCGCAGGTTTCGAGCGCCGCTGCGCTCAGGCGCAAGCGGTCCAGCAGCGGCTCGGCCAACCCGGCAGCGCGCGCGCGCTCGAGGTCGAGCGCGTTGGCGGCTTGCAGCGGCGCGCCGTGCTGGCGCAGCAAAGCAGCCAAAGCGCGCAGCGCCGCCGCCTTGGTGGCCGCGCTGGCACTGGCCATCTGCGCCGCCGCGGCGCGGGCCTGGCGGCCCAAGGTGGGCACGAGTTCGGGGGTGTAGGCTTGAGCGTGATCGTCCATGGGGGGATTTTCGCATCAGTGCCGTGCTTTGGTTGGGCGGGTGCGTGTTTGGGGGCGCAGCTAGGTTGCGTGTTTGGGCTTCGTGGTCGGCCCTCATGCGCTAGCATCTGAGTTGGGCCCCCTTTTTGCTCCACCCATCAATCCTTGTCCAGCATGAGCACCTACCTCTTTGACCCACCACCCGTCGCCGCGCTGGCTGTACGCGGCTTGGCGCAGCGTTTCCCCGTGAAGCGGCTGTTTTTCGTGGGCCGAAACTACGCCGCGCACGCCGCCGAAATGGGCTTTACGGTGGACAAAAGCCGCGAAACGCCGTTTTATTTCACCAAATCGCTCAGCACGCTGGTGCCCAGCGGCGCCACGCTGCCCTACCCGCCCGGCACGCGCAACTTCCACTACGAAGTCGAGCTGGTGGTGGCGCTGCACCAAGGCGGCTTTGAAGTGACCCCAGAGCAGGCACCGGCGCTGATCTACGGCTACGGCGTGGGGCTGGACATGACGCGGCGCGACTTGCAGCAGGCGGCGCGCGAGCTGGGCCGCCCTTGGGACTTGGGCAAAGACGTGGAGCACGGCGCCGTGTGCTCGGAGCTGCTGCCGCTGCCGGGGCAGGTGCTGGCGCCATCGGCCATCGGCCTGCAAGTGAACGGCCAGACGCGGCAGCAGGCCAGCACCGAGCAGCTGATCTGGAGCATCCCAGAGCTGATCGCTGACCTGTCGCGCTTTTACCACCTGCAGCCCGGCGACCTGATCTACACCGGCACCCCCGAGGGTGTGGGGCCAGTGCAACCCGGTGACCAGCTGCGCGGCTGGGTTGAGGGGGTGGGTGAAGTCGCCGTGGCCATTGGGCCGGTGGACGGGCCGCAGGTTTGAGGGTTTTGGCGCTGGGCTTCAGCGGCTTGCCGGGCGCTCAGCGCTGGCCGCCCACTGCACCAGCGCATCGAGCGCCGGGCGGGCGGCGTGGGCGTTGGGGTGGTTGACGAGGGCCACCAACACCAGCCGCTGGCCGTCGGCGCGGTGCACGTAGCCGGCCAGGGCTTGCACGTCGCGCAGGCTGCCGGTTTTCAGGTGCGCCAAGCCCGCACCCATGCGGCTGCGCCGCAGTGTGCCGTCGAGGCCGCTGGCGGGCAGCGAGGCCACGAGGTCGGGCATGGCGTGTGAGGCATAGGCCTGCTGCAGCAGCCGGCCCAGGGCGAGTGCGCTGGCGCGGCCGTCGCGGCTCAGGCCCGAGCCGTTGCCCACTTCGGGCAGGGGCAGGTCGGGGCCGAAGCGCTGCAACCACCACTGCTGCAGGCGCTGGCGTGAGCGCGCAAAGGTGGCGGGGCCATCGGCTTGGTTGAGCGCGAGCAGCAGGTGCTGGGCCATGACGTTGTTGCTGAACTTGTTGGCATCGCGCACCACCTCGGCCAGCGTGGGCGATTCGAACACCAAGCGCTCGGTGGCGCCCACGGGCACGCTGCCTTCGCGCACCTGGCCCCCGAGCGTGCCGCCGTTGGCCAGCCACAGGGCGTGCACGGCGCGCTCGGCCATGCGGCGCGGCTCGGGGTGCGCCAGCGGCCAGTGGCGCACGCCGCAGGCAGCGGGGTAGCTGCCGTGGAAGCGCGGCTGCAAGGGGTGGGAAAAATCGGCGCGCAGGGCGGCGCGCCAGTCTCCGCACTGGGCTGGGGCGGCGTTGGCTGCCGGGGGGGGGCTGGCGGTGCTGGCGATGGCTGGGCTGCTGGCGCTGAGCGGCACCGTGGCCGGCACCTGCACCCCGGCCAGCGGCGGTTCGGCGCGGATGCGCGCCACGCCTGCCACCACATCGGGTGTGAAGGCGAACACCTGGGCGCGAAAGTTGACCAGCAGCGCGTCTGGGCCGGCGTTGTAGGCGCGCAGCGGTTCGTCGTTGAAGGTGGCGGGGTCGATCTCGGGCTCGGCAAAGGCGCTGCGGTCGAGCACGATGTCGCCCGCGATGCGCTCGATGCCCAGCGCCTGCACCCGGCGCAGCAGCAGCCAGAGTTTTTCGGTCACCAGCGCCGGGTCGCCACCGCCGCGCAGGTACAGGTTGCCGTGCAGCACGCGCTCGCGCAAGTCGCCGCTGCTATAGACCTCGGTGCGCCAGAGGTGGCCGGGGCCGAGCAGGTCGAGGGCTGCAAAACTGGTCACCAGCTTGAGCGTGGAGGCGGGGTTGAAAGGCGCGGTGTGCTGGTGCGCCAGCCACGGCGCGGCATCGGGCTGCGCCGGGGCGATCCACAGCGCCAGCGCCTCGGGCGGCAGCGCGGCGGCGCGCAGCGCGCTGGTGACGGCGGGCGGCAGGGGGGTGGTGTGGCGGGCTGCTGCGGGCGGGGCCGTGGCAGCGGTTTGGCCCGAGGCCGCCCACGCCATGCTGCTGCACAGCAGCAGACCGGCGAGGGAGGCATGGGCAGCCAAGGCGCTCAGCGTGTGCCGGGCGCTCGAGGTGCGCGGGGCCGGTGGGCGGCGCAGGGTGCCAACGGGGTGCGCTAGGAACATGGGGGACGATCTCGCGGATGAGGCCTTGATTGATGCCTTGAGGGCGCCAAAGCAACCGGAGCCGGCTGGGCCTGCATCGAGATTCCGGCTGCATGGGCGCGCTGGCAGTTTAGCAGCGCCTGGTTGCGGATCTGGCAGGATAATCCAGAGCCATGAACCCGACCAGCCCCGCTTTGCCCCCGCGCCCGCTTTACGCGGCGCAGCGCGTGCTGGCGATCGAGACCAGCACCGAGCGCCTGAGCGTGGCGCTGGGTGCGGCTGGGGCCCAGCCGCTGGCGCAATACCAAGGCGAGGGCGGCGCTCAAGCGTCGGCGCTGCTGATTCCGTGTCTGCTGGGTTTGCTGGACGAGGTCGGTTGGCGGCTGGATGAGCTCGATGCCATCGCCTTTGGCCAAGGGCCAGGGGCCTTCACGGGCCTGCGCACGGCCTGTGCGGTGGTGCAGGGGCTGGCGCTGGCGGCGCGCCCCGGGGGAGTGCCGGTGTTGCCGATCGGCACCTTGCTGGCGCTGGCCGACGAGGGTTGGCACGCCGGCTGCGCGCTGGGGTTGGGGGGCGATCAACCCCGGCCGACCCGCCTAGTGGCGGCGCTGGATGCGCGCATGGGCGAGCTCTACGTGGCCGAGTTGCGTTGGCAGCCGGCCACGCAGCTGAGCGTGCCTGACTTTGCCGGCACGCCCGGTGCGCCCAGCACTTGCGACACATTTGACGCACTTGGTGGGCCCGGCGCACCCAGCGCTTTGGCTGGCTGGCGCATGCAGGGCGCCCCGCGCCTGTGCGCGCCCGAGGCGCTGCCGCTGGAGTGGCTGCAAGGCGCCGAGGCAGAACCCACCTGGTTGCTGAGCAACGCGCTGGCCACCTACGCCGAGCGCTTGCCGCTGGCGTGGCGGGCGGTGCCGCAGGTGCCGGCATGGCCGAGCGCCGCCGCGCTGCTGCGGCTGGCGGGTTGGCATTGGGCGGCAGGGCTGGCGGTGCCCGCCGCCGAGGCGCAGCCGCTGTATGTGCGCGACCAAGTGGCGCTCACCACCGCCGAGCGTGCCGCCCTGCAGGCGCAGCGCGCGACCGAGGCCCTAGCAGAGCAAGCTGCCCAAGCTGCCCAAGCAGGGCAAATGGCCCAAACGGTTCACTCAGAGCCTGAGCGCTTGCCGCTCAAGCTCTCGGGGCAGCGGCAGCCATGAACGGTGTCTTGCCGCCGGGCCTGCAATGGGCACAGATGCAGGCCGAGCACCTCGAGGCGGTGTGCGCGCTCGAGCGCCGCGCCCACGCGCACCCGTGGAGCGAGCAGCTGTTTTACGACTCGCTGCACGCCGGGCACCAGGCGCAGCTGTTGCTGTGCGACGGCGGCACCCCGGCGGTGGAGGCGCAGCCCGTGGAGGCGCTGCAGCCGGCGTTGCGCGTGCCCGATGGCCGCCTCCTGCTGGGCTATTTCGTGGCGCAGACGCTGCTCGACGAGGTGCATTTGTACAACTTGGCCGTGGCCCGCGCGCGCCAAGGTTGGGGCGGGCTGCTGCTGCAGCGGCTGGTGGCTGCGGCTCAAGCCCAGGGCGCACAGACGCTGTGGCTGGAGGTGCGTGCCAGTAACCAGCCCGCGCTGGCGCTCTACCGGCGCGCTGGATTTGAGTCCGTGGCCACGCGCCGGGGCTACTACCCGGCCGCAGGCGGCGCGCGCGAAGACGCGCTGGTGCTGCGCCTCTGCCTGCAGCCGCTGCGCCTGACGTCGGCACAACTGGAGCCCGCTGCATGAGCGCGCACTACGAAGCGTCCGCAGGAGCACCCGATCCGGTGACCGACCCAGCGCCGGCCGCAGCCCCTGCCAGCGCCGAGGCGGCAGCCGCGCTTGCAGCGGCCGCGCGGGAGCCGGCCCGCCCGCGCTTAAGCCCGCGCCACAGCGCCATGCTGGCCGAAATGGGCGTGCGGCCGTGGTGGCTGTTTGGCGCCCAAACCGAGGCCGCGCCCGCACCTGCACCGCAAACCGCGCCAGCACGGCCCGCGCACCGCGCCGAGCCCGCCGCTGTGCCCGTTGCGCACCCTGCCGTCGCCCCTTCGGCGCGAGCCCCCGCACCCGCGCCTGCCCCCGCCGCAGCACCCGCGACCACACCCCCCGCCCCCGCCCCAGACTGGGACGCGCTCGAGCAGCAGATCCGCAGCTGCCAGCGCTGCCCCTTGGGCGCGCAGCGCCAGTGCGCCGTGCCCGGCATGGGCGACCGGCGACCGGACTGGCTGCTGGTGGGCGAGGCGCCGGGCGAAGAAGAAGACCGCCAAGGCCTGCCCTTTGTCGGCCGCGCCGGGCAGTTGCTCGACCGCATGTTGGCGGCGCTGCAGCTGCAGCGCACGCAGCGGGTGCACATCACCAACGTGATCAAATGCCGGCCCCCGCAGAACCGCAACCCGGCCGCCGACGAAATCGCCCATTGCGCGCCCTATCTGCGGCGCCAGATCGAGCTGCTGCAGCCCAAAATCGTGCTCGCACTCGGGCGCTTTGCCGCCCAGACTCTGCTGGCCGAGGGCGGCTGCCTGAGCCCCGACGAGCTCCACACCCTGCCGCTGGGCAAGCTGCGCGGCCGCATCTACCAAGCGCGCATCGGTGCGCAGACGCTGCCGCTGGTCGTCACCTACCACCCGGCCTACTTGTTGCGCAGCCCAGCCGACAAGGCGCGCGC
This sequence is a window from Serpentinimonas maccroryi. Protein-coding genes within it:
- a CDS encoding glutamate-5-semialdehyde dehydrogenase encodes the protein MDDHAQAYTPELVPTLGRQARAAAAQMASASAATKAAALRALAALLRQHGAPLQAANALDLERARAAGLAEPLLDRLRLSAAALETCAQGCEQLAALPDLIGEISGLRQQPSGIRVGQMRVPIGVFGMIYESRPNVTIEAASLAIKSGNACILRGGSEAIASNRALAALVQQALGAAGLPPEAVQLVPCTDRAAVGQLIALPQYVDVIIPRGGKGLIERISAEAKVPVIKHLDGNCHTYVDDPCDLELALRVTDNAKTQKYSPCNATESLLVARAVAGAFLPRMGAVFAAKGVQMRCCPESLAILQPALGLATTAPSAAASHDHAAPASSANGNAPTPLLVPATEADWGTEYLAAIISIKLVAGLDEAIAHINRYGSQHTDAILTTSHVHAQRFLREVDSSSVMVNTSTRFADGFEYGLGAEIGISTDKFHARGPVGVEGLTSLKYVVLGQGEVRG
- the tsaB gene encoding tRNA (adenosine(37)-N6)-threonylcarbamoyltransferase complex dimerization subunit type 1 TsaB, producing MNPTSPALPPRPLYAAQRVLAIETSTERLSVALGAAGAQPLAQYQGEGGAQASALLIPCLLGLLDEVGWRLDELDAIAFGQGPGAFTGLRTACAVVQGLALAARPGGVPVLPIGTLLALADEGWHAGCALGLGGDQPRPTRLVAALDARMGELYVAELRWQPATQLSVPDFAGTPGAPSTCDTFDALGGPGAPSALAGWRMQGAPRLCAPEALPLEWLQGAEAEPTWLLSNALATYAERLPLAWRAVPQVPAWPSAAALLRLAGWHWAAGLAVPAAEAQPLYVRDQVALTTAERAALQAQRATEALAEQAAQAAQAGQMAQTVHSEPERLPLKLSGQRQP
- a CDS encoding uracil-DNA glycosylase; this translates as MSAHYEASAGAPDPVTDPAPAAAPASAEAAAALAAAAREPARPRLSPRHSAMLAEMGVRPWWLFGAQTEAAPAPAPQTAPARPAHRAEPAAVPVAHPAVAPSARAPAPAPAPAAAPATTPPAPAPDWDALEQQIRSCQRCPLGAQRQCAVPGMGDRRPDWLLVGEAPGEEEDRQGLPFVGRAGQLLDRMLAALQLQRTQRVHITNVIKCRPPQNRNPAADEIAHCAPYLRRQIELLQPKIVLALGRFAAQTLLAEGGCLSPDELHTLPLGKLRGRIYQARIGAQTLPLVVTYHPAYLLRSPADKARAWADLCLAADALEAAAST
- a CDS encoding GNAT family N-acetyltransferase yields the protein MNGVLPPGLQWAQMQAEHLEAVCALERRAHAHPWSEQLFYDSLHAGHQAQLLLCDGGTPAVEAQPVEALQPALRVPDGRLLLGYFVAQTLLDEVHLYNLAVARARQGWGGLLLQRLVAAAQAQGAQTLWLEVRASNQPALALYRRAGFESVATRRGYYPAAGGAREDALVLRLCLQPLRLTSAQLEPAA
- the dacB gene encoding D-alanyl-D-alanine carboxypeptidase/D-alanyl-D-alanine-endopeptidase, translating into MFLAHPVGTLRRPPAPRTSSARHTLSALAAHASLAGLLLCSSMAWAASGQTAATAPPAAARHTTPLPPAVTSALRAAALPPEALALWIAPAQPDAAPWLAHQHTAPFNPASTLKLVTSFAALDLLGPGHLWRTEVYSSGDLRERVLHGNLYLRGGGDPALVTEKLWLLLRRVQALGIERIAGDIVLDRSAFAEPEIDPATFNDEPLRAYNAGPDALLVNFRAQVFAFTPDVVAGVARIRAEPPLAGVQVPATVPLSASSPAIASTASPPPAANAAPAQCGDWRAALRADFSHPLQPRFHGSYPAACGVRHWPLAHPEPRRMAERAVHALWLANGGTLGGQVREGSVPVGATERLVFESPTLAEVVRDANKFSNNVMAQHLLLALNQADGPATFARSRQRLQQWWLQRFGPDLPLPEVGNGSGLSRDGRASALALGRLLQQAYASHAMPDLVASLPASGLDGTLRRSRMGAGLAHLKTGSLRDVQALAGYVHRADGQRLVLVALVNHPNAHAARPALDALVQWAASAERPASR
- a CDS encoding fumarylacetoacetate hydrolase family protein codes for the protein MSTYLFDPPPVAALAVRGLAQRFPVKRLFFVGRNYAAHAAEMGFTVDKSRETPFYFTKSLSTLVPSGATLPYPPGTRNFHYEVELVVALHQGGFEVTPEQAPALIYGYGVGLDMTRRDLQQAARELGRPWDLGKDVEHGAVCSELLPLPGQVLAPSAIGLQVNGQTRQQASTEQLIWSIPELIADLSRFYHLQPGDLIYTGTPEGVGPVQPGDQLRGWVEGVGEVAVAIGPVDGPQV